One Mycolicibacter sp. MU0083 DNA window includes the following coding sequences:
- the dxr gene encoding 1-deoxy-D-xylulose-5-phosphate reductoisomerase — translation MSLSAAGRIKVLLLGSTGSIGTQALQVIAANPDRFEIVGLAAGGGSPELLAAQRAETGVSRIAVANEQVGAALDAPYRGPDAVNRLVEDTEADVVLNALVGALGLRPTLAALETGARLALANKESLIAGGPLVLQAAAPGQIVPVDSEHSAIAQCLRGGTADEVAKIVLTASGGPFRGLSAAQLEHVTPEQAGAHPTWSMGPMNTLNSASLVNKGLELIETHLLFGVPYEHIDVVVHPQSIVHSMVTFTDGSTIAQASPPDMRLPIALALGWPARVPGAAAACDFSAASTWEFEPLDDTVFPAVQLARQAGRTGGCLTAVYNAANEEAAEAFLAGRIGFPAIVDTIAEVLGAADQWSAQPATVDEVLDAQRWARRRAARSVEAMATRKVGSTR, via the coding sequence GTGAGTTTGTCTGCGGCGGGCCGGATCAAAGTTCTGCTGTTGGGCTCCACCGGCTCGATCGGGACCCAGGCATTGCAGGTGATCGCGGCGAACCCCGACCGGTTCGAGATCGTCGGCCTGGCCGCCGGCGGCGGTAGCCCCGAGCTGCTGGCCGCCCAGCGCGCCGAGACCGGGGTGAGCCGGATCGCCGTCGCGAACGAGCAGGTCGGTGCCGCGCTCGACGCCCCCTACCGGGGACCCGACGCCGTCAACCGGCTGGTCGAAGACACCGAGGCCGACGTGGTGCTCAACGCGCTGGTCGGCGCGCTGGGGCTGCGACCCACGCTGGCCGCGCTCGAGACCGGCGCCCGGCTGGCGCTGGCCAACAAGGAATCGCTGATCGCCGGGGGCCCGCTGGTGCTGCAGGCCGCCGCACCCGGCCAGATCGTGCCGGTGGACTCCGAACACTCCGCGATCGCGCAGTGCCTGCGCGGCGGCACCGCCGACGAGGTGGCCAAGATCGTGCTCACCGCCTCCGGCGGCCCCTTCCGCGGCCTCTCGGCGGCCCAGCTCGAACACGTCACCCCGGAACAGGCCGGTGCGCATCCGACCTGGTCGATGGGCCCGATGAACACGCTGAACTCGGCGTCGCTGGTGAACAAGGGGCTCGAACTCATCGAAACCCATCTGCTGTTCGGTGTGCCCTATGAGCACATCGACGTCGTCGTCCACCCGCAGTCGATCGTGCATTCCATGGTCACCTTCACCGACGGCTCGACGATCGCCCAGGCCAGCCCGCCCGATATGCGGCTGCCGATCGCACTGGCCCTGGGCTGGCCCGCGCGGGTGCCCGGGGCCGCGGCGGCCTGTGACTTCTCCGCCGCCTCCACCTGGGAGTTCGAGCCGCTCGATGACACCGTCTTCCCGGCGGTGCAGTTGGCGCGCCAGGCAGGTCGGACCGGCGGCTGCCTGACCGCGGTCTACAACGCCGCCAACGAAGAAGCCGCCGAAGCCTTCCTGGCGGGCCGGATCGGTTTCCCCGCGATCGTGGACACCATCGCCGAGGTGCTGGGCGCCGCCGACCAGTGGTCCGCGCAACCGGCTACCGTGGATGAGGTACTCGACGCGCAACGCTGGGCCAGACGGCGCGCGGCTCGCAGTGTCGAGGCGATGGCTACGAGAAAGGTCGGAAGCACCCGATGA
- a CDS encoding DUF2631 domain-containing protein, with amino-acid sequence MASTEVERHNGVDPVEVPSAAWGWSAINYRTWHIVGLVLAGFLLLMLRGNHVGHVEDCFVVGFAGLTLFVVVRDIIGRNRGWLR; translated from the coding sequence GTGGCCAGTACCGAGGTGGAGCGCCACAACGGCGTCGACCCTGTCGAGGTGCCGTCGGCAGCATGGGGCTGGAGCGCGATCAACTACCGCACCTGGCACATCGTGGGACTCGTCCTCGCCGGTTTTCTGCTGCTGATGCTGCGCGGTAACCACGTCGGCCACGTCGAGGATTGCTTCGTGGTGGGCTTCGCCGGGCTGACACTGTTCGTCGTCGTGCGCGACATCATCGGCCGCAATCGCGGCTGGCTGCGCTGA
- a CDS encoding penicillin-binding transpeptidase domain-containing protein, translating into MTTASTFVTRVTGLFAVLITAAGMTACTPRPDGPAPVAERFFAALATGDTETAAELSDDPSTARSALNAAWAGLQAEHLDAQVLGSRYTDDTGNVSYRYTWRLPKNRTWAYDGQLKMVRNEGRWAVRWTATGLHPKLGEHQTFALRADPPRRAAVNEVGGTDVLVPGYVYHYQLDATRAGANLIHTARAVIDTLRPFDDELGDAQRLAEQASSSATPLDLITLRKTDHDRIQPAIGRLPGVLVTPRPDLLPTDDQFAPMLVREVKKAVATQLDGEAGWRVVSVNQNGVDVAVLHEVEPAPAPSLTISLDRAVQRAAQNAVNTRGDKAMMVVIKPSTGELLAVAQNGAADADGLVATSGLYPPGSTFKMVTAGAAIERDMATPNSMVGCPGQLDIGQRTIPNYGGFDLGLVSMSRAFADSCNTTFAELASRMPPRALSQAASRYGIGVDYLVDGITTVTGSVPPTVDLAERTEDGFGQGKVLASPFGVALAAATVAAGHTPVPRLIEGRPTAVNGPVGPPVSPEILDGLRQMMRLVVTDGTARDIAGCGPVFGKTGEAEFAGGSHSWFAGYRGDMAFAALIVGGGSSQYAVRMTKVMFDSLPDNFLL; encoded by the coding sequence ATGACAACTGCAAGCACATTCGTCACACGCGTAACGGGTCTGTTCGCGGTGCTGATCACCGCGGCGGGCATGACGGCCTGTACTCCGCGCCCCGACGGTCCCGCCCCGGTGGCCGAACGGTTCTTCGCCGCTCTGGCCACCGGCGACACCGAGACGGCCGCCGAACTCAGCGACGATCCGTCGACCGCCCGCAGCGCGCTCAACGCCGCCTGGGCGGGCCTGCAGGCCGAACACCTGGACGCTCAGGTCCTCGGCTCGCGCTACACCGACGACACCGGCAACGTGTCCTACCGCTACACCTGGCGGCTGCCCAAGAACCGGACCTGGGCCTACGACGGACAACTGAAGATGGTCCGCAACGAAGGCCGCTGGGCGGTCCGCTGGACGGCGACCGGCCTGCACCCGAAACTGGGCGAGCATCAGACCTTCGCGCTGCGGGCCGATCCGCCGCGCCGCGCCGCGGTCAACGAGGTGGGCGGCACCGATGTGCTGGTGCCCGGCTACGTGTACCACTACCAGCTGGATGCGACCCGGGCCGGCGCCAACCTGATCCACACCGCGCGCGCCGTGATCGACACCCTGCGCCCGTTCGACGACGAGCTCGGCGACGCCCAGCGGCTGGCCGAACAGGCCAGTTCCTCGGCGACCCCACTGGATCTGATCACCCTGCGCAAAACCGATCACGACCGCATCCAGCCCGCGATCGGGCGGTTGCCGGGTGTGCTGGTCACTCCGCGCCCCGACCTCCTGCCCACCGACGATCAGTTCGCGCCGATGCTGGTCCGCGAGGTCAAGAAGGCCGTCGCCACCCAACTCGACGGTGAAGCGGGCTGGCGGGTGGTCAGCGTCAACCAGAACGGAGTCGATGTCGCGGTGCTGCACGAGGTCGAGCCCGCGCCGGCGCCGTCGCTGACGATCAGCCTCGACCGTGCGGTGCAGCGCGCCGCCCAGAACGCCGTCAACACCCGCGGCGACAAGGCGATGATGGTGGTGATCAAGCCGTCCACCGGTGAGCTGCTCGCCGTGGCGCAGAACGGTGCCGCCGACGCCGACGGACTGGTCGCGACCAGCGGCCTGTATCCGCCCGGCTCGACGTTCAAGATGGTCACCGCCGGTGCGGCGATCGAGCGCGACATGGCGACACCGAACTCCATGGTCGGTTGTCCCGGCCAGCTCGACATCGGCCAGCGCACCATCCCCAACTACGGCGGATTCGACCTCGGCCTGGTGTCCATGTCGCGGGCGTTCGCCGATTCCTGCAACACCACCTTCGCCGAGCTGGCCAGCCGGATGCCGCCGCGGGCGCTGTCGCAGGCCGCCAGTCGTTACGGAATCGGGGTGGACTACCTGGTGGACGGCATCACCACCGTCACCGGCTCGGTGCCGCCGACGGTCGACCTCGCCGAACGCACCGAAGACGGCTTCGGCCAGGGCAAGGTGCTGGCCAGCCCGTTCGGGGTCGCGCTGGCCGCCGCGACGGTCGCCGCCGGCCACACCCCGGTACCGCGGCTGATCGAGGGCAGGCCCACCGCGGTCAACGGCCCCGTCGGGCCGCCGGTCAGCCCGGAGATCCTCGACGGCCTGCGCCAGATGATGCGGCTGGTGGTCACCGACGGCACGGCACGCGACATCGCCGGGTGCGGGCCGGTGTTCGGCAAGACGGGAGAGGCCGAATTCGCCGGTGGGTCGCACTCCTGGTTTGCCGGCTACCGGGGTGACATGGCCTTCGCCGCGCTCATCGTCGGCGGCGGCAGCTCCCAGTACGCGGTGCGCATGACCAAGGTGATGTTCGACTCGTTGCCGGACAACTTCCTGCTGTAG
- a CDS encoding M50 family metallopeptidase: protein MMFAVGIALFALAILVSVALHECGHMWVARATGMKVRRYFVGFGPTLWSTRRGETEYGLKAIPAGGFCDIAGMTSVEELEPDEQERAMYKQSTWKRVAVLAAGPGMNFVIGLVMVYAIAVIWGLPNLHAPTTAVIGETACVAPEIAKGELGTCTGPGPAALAGIEAGDVVVKVGDTSVSTFDEMAAAVRKQHGRTPIVIERDGTTLTRYVDVAPTQRWIADGADREAVATTVGAIGVGAAQFGPTRYGPIDAVPATVAFSGDLGVLLGKSLANIPTKVGALVHAIGNPSGPRDPETPISVVGASIIGGDTVDHGLWVAFWFFLAQLNFILGVLNLVPLLPFDGGHIAIALYEKLRNLVRSARGKVAAAPVNYLKLMPATYVVLVVVVGYMLLTVTADLVNPIRLF from the coding sequence ATGATGTTCGCGGTCGGCATTGCGTTGTTCGCGCTGGCCATCCTGGTTTCGGTGGCACTGCACGAATGCGGCCACATGTGGGTGGCCCGGGCCACCGGAATGAAGGTGCGACGCTACTTCGTCGGTTTCGGGCCCACGCTGTGGTCGACACGACGCGGCGAGACCGAATACGGCCTCAAGGCGATCCCCGCCGGCGGATTCTGCGACATCGCCGGCATGACGTCCGTCGAAGAGTTGGAGCCCGACGAGCAAGAGCGCGCGATGTACAAGCAGAGCACCTGGAAGCGGGTGGCGGTGCTCGCGGCCGGGCCCGGGATGAACTTCGTCATCGGTCTGGTCATGGTCTACGCCATCGCCGTCATCTGGGGCCTGCCCAACCTGCACGCACCCACCACCGCCGTCATCGGTGAAACGGCATGTGTGGCACCGGAAATCGCCAAGGGCGAACTGGGCACCTGCACGGGGCCCGGGCCGGCTGCACTGGCCGGTATCGAGGCCGGCGACGTGGTGGTCAAGGTCGGCGACACCTCGGTGTCGACCTTCGACGAGATGGCCGCGGCGGTGCGCAAGCAGCACGGCCGTACCCCGATCGTCATCGAACGCGACGGCACCACGTTGACGCGCTACGTCGACGTGGCCCCCACCCAGCGCTGGATCGCCGACGGCGCCGACCGCGAGGCCGTCGCCACCACGGTCGGTGCGATCGGTGTCGGTGCCGCGCAATTCGGGCCGACCCGCTACGGCCCGATCGACGCGGTCCCGGCCACCGTCGCCTTCAGCGGCGACCTCGGCGTGCTGCTGGGCAAATCGCTGGCCAACATCCCCACCAAGGTCGGGGCGCTGGTGCACGCGATCGGCAATCCGAGCGGTCCCCGCGACCCCGAGACCCCGATCAGCGTGGTCGGTGCATCGATCATCGGCGGCGACACCGTCGATCACGGTCTGTGGGTGGCGTTCTGGTTCTTCCTGGCCCAGCTGAACTTCATCCTCGGTGTGCTCAACCTGGTGCCGCTGCTGCCGTTCGACGGCGGCCACATCGCGATCGCACTGTACGAGAAACTGCGCAACCTGGTCCGGTCGGCGCGGGGCAAGGTCGCCGCGGCGCCGGTGAACTATCTCAAGCTGATGCCGGCCACCTACGTAGTCTTGGTGGTCGTGGTCGGCTACATGCTATTGACCGTCACCGCCGACCTGGTCAATCCGATCAGACTGTTTTGA
- the rlmN gene encoding 23S rRNA (adenine(2503)-C(2))-methyltransferase RlmN produces the protein MTQQLVFNAPRRALPPRHLADLDADGVVAAVVELGLPAFRAKQLANQYYGRLIADPQQMTDLPAAVRSSVADALFPGLLTAANQVECDAGETRKTLWRAHDRSKFESVVMRYPRRNTVCISSQAGCGMACPFCATGQAGLTRNLSTAEILEQVRAAAVDLRDRDQGRLSNIVFMGMGEPLANYARVVAAVRRITAAPPNGFGISARAVTVSTVGLAPAIRKLADERLGVTLALSLHTPDDELRDTLVPVNNRWKVAEVLDAARYYADVTGRRVSVEYALIRDVNDQPWRADLLGKKLHRALGPLVHVNLIPLNPTPGSEWDASPKPVEREFVKRVRAQGVECTVRDTRGREIAAACGQLAAETR, from the coding sequence ATGACGCAACAGCTGGTGTTCAACGCGCCCCGACGCGCACTGCCCCCACGGCACCTGGCCGATCTCGACGCCGACGGTGTGGTGGCCGCGGTCGTGGAATTGGGGTTGCCGGCCTTTCGGGCCAAACAGCTGGCGAACCAGTACTACGGCCGGCTGATCGCCGACCCCCAGCAGATGACCGACCTGCCGGCCGCGGTGCGCTCCTCGGTGGCCGACGCGTTGTTCCCCGGCCTGCTGACCGCCGCCAATCAGGTCGAATGCGATGCGGGGGAGACCCGTAAGACGTTGTGGCGAGCACATGACCGGTCCAAATTCGAATCGGTGGTGATGCGCTACCCGCGCCGCAACACGGTGTGCATCTCTTCGCAGGCCGGTTGCGGCATGGCCTGCCCGTTCTGCGCCACCGGCCAGGCCGGGTTGACCCGCAACCTGTCCACCGCGGAGATCCTCGAACAGGTGCGGGCGGCCGCCGTCGACCTGCGCGACCGGGATCAGGGCCGGTTGTCCAACATCGTGTTCATGGGGATGGGCGAGCCGCTGGCCAACTACGCCCGGGTGGTGGCCGCCGTCCGGCGGATCACCGCGGCGCCGCCGAACGGGTTCGGCATCTCGGCGCGAGCGGTGACGGTGTCGACGGTGGGACTGGCCCCGGCGATTCGCAAACTGGCCGACGAGCGTCTCGGGGTCACCCTGGCGTTGTCGCTGCACACCCCCGACGACGAGTTACGCGACACCCTGGTCCCGGTCAACAACCGGTGGAAGGTCGCCGAAGTGCTCGACGCGGCCCGCTACTACGCGGACGTGACCGGCCGGCGGGTGTCGGTGGAGTACGCGTTGATCCGGGACGTCAACGACCAGCCCTGGCGGGCGGACCTGCTCGGCAAGAAGCTGCACCGGGCGCTCGGGCCGTTGGTGCACGTCAATCTGATTCCGTTGAACCCGACTCCCGGCAGCGAGTGGGACGCCAGTCCCAAGCCGGTGGAGCGGGAGTTCGTGAAGCGGGTGCGCGCCCAAGGCGTGGAATGCACGGTCCGCGACACCCGAGGCCGCGAGATCGCGGCCGCCTGCGGGCAGTTGGCCGCCGAAACCCGGTAA
- a CDS encoding GNAT family N-acetyltransferase, producing the protein MSALPDFRLDQQRVTVARDAAAVWRVLEEDPVGSCMVAARVADHGVDPRLIGGELWTRGAVTESLCYAGANLIPLRGAPADLAAFADKAVGAIRRCSSLVGRAELVLPMWQRLADAWGPARDVRENQPLMELRTMPSCAMDPDVRQVRPDELDAYLVAAVDMFIGEVGVDPRAGDGGRAYRRRVANLITAGRAWARFERGEVVFKAEVGSQSPSVGQIQGVWVHPDRRGHGLGARGTAMLSAVLVGTGRIASLYVNDFNAVARATYERVGFTQTGTFATVLLD; encoded by the coding sequence ATGTCGGCGCTGCCGGATTTTCGGCTCGATCAGCAACGGGTAACCGTTGCGCGTGATGCGGCTGCGGTCTGGCGGGTGCTCGAGGAGGATCCGGTCGGTTCCTGCATGGTCGCGGCGCGGGTCGCCGACCACGGCGTCGATCCCCGGTTGATCGGCGGGGAGCTCTGGACGCGGGGCGCGGTGACCGAATCCCTGTGTTACGCAGGGGCCAACCTGATTCCACTGCGTGGCGCGCCGGCCGATCTGGCGGCCTTCGCGGACAAGGCGGTGGGCGCGATCCGGCGTTGCTCGTCATTGGTCGGCCGGGCCGAGTTGGTGTTGCCGATGTGGCAGCGCCTCGCCGACGCCTGGGGCCCGGCTCGCGACGTGCGGGAGAATCAGCCGCTGATGGAACTGCGCACCATGCCCTCGTGCGCGATGGATCCGGACGTGCGTCAGGTGCGACCCGACGAACTCGACGCGTACCTGGTGGCGGCGGTCGACATGTTCATCGGCGAGGTCGGGGTGGATCCGCGGGCCGGTGACGGCGGTCGGGCCTACCGCCGCCGGGTGGCCAATCTGATAACAGCGGGCCGCGCCTGGGCGCGGTTCGAACGCGGCGAAGTCGTCTTCAAAGCCGAGGTCGGCTCACAGTCGCCGAGTGTGGGGCAGATCCAAGGTGTCTGGGTGCACCCGGACCGGCGTGGGCACGGGCTCGGGGCCCGCGGTACCGCGATGCTGTCCGCGGTGCTGGTCGGTACCGGACGGATAGCCAGCCTCTACGTCAACGATTTCAACGCGGTGGCGCGGGCCACCTACGAGCGGGTGGGTTTCACCCAGACCGGCACCTTCGCGACGGTTCTGCTCGACTGA
- a CDS encoding helix-turn-helix domain-containing protein → MVGYRTREVPDAAHRGMPSSTLVFIISLDDGVEVAASADTLPLARPNPVILGGLHVQASHVRQCRGQAGVQVAVHPLASRVLFGAPAAELSVTDFDAAPVLGRASARLHERATEARRWPDAFAVVAEYLIEARQRHLQAPGTAVRPEVAHAWQLLQRSRGRAPVSALAERVGLSRRQLSTLFRREVGRTPKTVAMLMRFEYATARIAGDARRHRRVDLAGIAAQAGYSDQAHLTREFVRFAGVPPGAWLAEEFQNIQDGGHAPRSQWCHDQFESDCLADPDGT, encoded by the coding sequence ATGGTGGGTTACCGCACGCGGGAGGTCCCCGACGCCGCGCATCGGGGGATGCCGTCGTCGACGTTGGTGTTCATCATCAGCCTCGACGACGGGGTCGAGGTCGCCGCCAGCGCCGACACCTTGCCGCTTGCCCGGCCGAATCCGGTCATCCTGGGTGGGCTGCACGTGCAGGCCAGCCATGTGCGGCAGTGTCGGGGCCAGGCGGGGGTGCAGGTGGCGGTGCATCCGTTGGCGTCGCGCGTGCTGTTCGGGGCGCCTGCCGCCGAATTGAGCGTGACCGATTTCGATGCGGCCCCGGTGCTCGGGCGGGCGTCGGCGCGACTGCACGAGCGGGCAACCGAGGCGCGTCGCTGGCCCGACGCCTTCGCGGTGGTGGCGGAGTATCTGATCGAGGCGCGGCAGCGTCATCTGCAGGCCCCCGGCACTGCGGTGCGTCCCGAGGTGGCCCATGCCTGGCAGTTGCTGCAGCGCAGCCGGGGCCGGGCGCCGGTCAGTGCTCTCGCCGAGCGGGTCGGTCTGAGCCGGCGGCAGCTGAGCACGCTGTTTCGGCGGGAAGTCGGCCGTACCCCCAAGACCGTGGCGATGCTGATGCGCTTCGAGTACGCGACCGCCCGGATCGCCGGCGACGCACGTCGGCACCGTCGAGTCGATCTGGCCGGCATCGCCGCCCAGGCCGGATACTCCGACCAGGCCCATCTGACCCGAGAGTTCGTCAGGTTCGCCGGAGTCCCGCCCGGGGCCTGGCTGGCCGAGGAGTTCCAAAACATTCAAGACGGCGGCCACGCACCGCGATCACAGTGGTGTCATGACCAATTCGAATCCGACTGTCTGGCTGACCCTGACGGCACATGA
- a CDS encoding DUF1707 SHOCT-like domain-containing protein translates to MTGPDDDMVLRVSDADRNGTLRRLHNAVSLGLIDIGEFEERAAQVSQARMRSDLDTLIGDLPGPRAIVTSAADRVELRGWAGSLKRHGEWIVPTRLSLVRRLGSIDLDLTRARFAGPVVVIELDMRFGSVDIRLPDGASASIDDVEVYGGSARDRRTDPPAEGTPHLVLTGRVFCGSVDIRGPRRTLRWRR, encoded by the coding sequence ATGACGGGTCCTGACGACGACATGGTGTTGCGGGTCTCCGATGCGGACCGCAACGGCACCCTGCGTCGGCTGCACAACGCCGTATCGCTCGGATTGATCGACATCGGCGAGTTCGAGGAGCGCGCCGCACAGGTCTCGCAGGCCCGGATGCGCTCGGATCTCGACACGCTCATCGGTGACCTGCCCGGGCCGCGCGCCATCGTCACATCGGCCGCCGACCGGGTCGAACTGCGGGGCTGGGCCGGCTCGCTGAAACGGCACGGGGAGTGGATCGTCCCGACCCGGCTGTCACTGGTGCGGCGGCTCGGTTCGATCGACCTGGACTTGACCAGGGCGCGCTTCGCCGGCCCGGTCGTCGTCATCGAACTCGACATGCGATTCGGGTCGGTGGACATCCGACTGCCCGACGGTGCCAGTGCCTCGATCGACGACGTCGAGGTCTACGGCGGAAGTGCCCGCGACCGCCGCACCGATCCGCCGGCCGAAGGAACCCCGCACCTGGTGCTCACCGGGCGGGTGTTCTGCGGGTCGGTGGATATCCGCGGCCCCCGGCGCACGCTGCGCTGGCGTCGTTGA
- the ispG gene encoding flavodoxin-dependent (E)-4-hydroxy-3-methylbut-2-enyl-diphosphate synthase, whose product MSVGLGMPAAPPPTLAPRRKTRQLDVGGVGVGSEHPIAVQSMCTTKTHDVNTTLQQIAELTASGCDIVRVACPRQEDADALAEIARHSQIPVIADIHFQPKYIFAAIDAGCAAVRVNPGNIKEFDGRVGEVAKAAGAAGIPIRIGVNAGSLDQRFLAKYGKATPEALVESALWEASLFEEHGFGDIKISVKHNDPVVMVAAYEQLAEQCDYPLHLGVTEAGPAFQGTIKSAVAFGALLSRGIGDTIRVSLSAPPVEEVKVGNQILESLNLRPRGLEIVSCPSCGRAQVDVYRLANEVTAGLEGLDVPLRVAVMGCVVNGPGEAREADLGVASGNGKGQIFVKGEVIKTVPESQIVETLIEEAMRLAEQMGDGTPGGSPTVAVS is encoded by the coding sequence ATGAGCGTCGGGCTGGGAATGCCGGCTGCACCTCCGCCGACGCTGGCGCCGCGGCGCAAGACCCGCCAGCTCGACGTCGGCGGCGTCGGAGTGGGCAGCGAGCATCCGATCGCGGTGCAGTCGATGTGTACCACCAAGACCCACGACGTGAACACGACGTTGCAGCAGATCGCGGAGCTGACGGCTTCGGGTTGCGACATCGTGCGGGTGGCCTGCCCGCGGCAGGAGGACGCCGACGCGCTGGCCGAGATCGCCCGGCACAGCCAGATCCCGGTGATCGCCGACATCCATTTCCAGCCCAAGTACATCTTCGCCGCGATCGATGCCGGGTGTGCCGCGGTGCGGGTGAACCCGGGCAACATCAAGGAGTTCGACGGCCGGGTCGGCGAGGTCGCCAAAGCGGCCGGCGCCGCGGGGATCCCGATCCGGATCGGCGTCAACGCCGGCTCGCTGGACCAGCGGTTCCTGGCCAAGTACGGCAAGGCCACCCCGGAAGCCCTGGTGGAGTCCGCACTCTGGGAGGCGTCGCTGTTCGAGGAGCACGGCTTCGGCGACATCAAGATCAGCGTGAAGCACAACGACCCGGTCGTGATGGTGGCCGCCTACGAGCAGCTGGCGGAGCAGTGCGACTATCCGCTGCATCTCGGCGTCACCGAGGCCGGGCCGGCGTTCCAGGGCACCATCAAATCCGCGGTGGCGTTCGGGGCGCTGCTGTCGCGCGGCATCGGCGACACCATCCGGGTGTCGCTGTCGGCGCCGCCGGTCGAAGAGGTCAAGGTCGGCAACCAGATCCTGGAGTCGCTCAATCTGCGGCCGCGGGGATTGGAGATCGTCTCGTGTCCGTCCTGCGGGCGGGCGCAGGTCGACGTCTACCGGTTGGCCAACGAGGTCACCGCCGGACTGGAGGGTCTCGACGTCCCGTTGCGGGTCGCGGTGATGGGTTGTGTGGTCAACGGACCCGGTGAAGCCCGCGAGGCGGATCTGGGGGTGGCTTCCGGTAACGGCAAGGGGCAGATCTTCGTCAAGGGTGAGGTGATCAAGACCGTCCCCGAGTCGCAGATCGTCGAGACTCTGATCGAGGAGGCCATGCGGTTGGCCGAGCAGATGGGGGACGGAACTCCCGGCGGTTCGCCCACCGTCGCCGTAAGCTGA
- a CDS encoding phosphatidate cytidylyltransferase, producing the protein MADNDTGVDAAESQPKQSRAGRNLPAAIVVGVVLSGILVYTLLFASKYWVLLLAVATPIATHEITRRLREVGYDVPFIPLALGGQAMLWLSLPFGARGVLGAFGATVVLAMMWRLVGRGLDHAPVNYLRDTSVTILIAVWVPLCMSFAALLVFRDDGPGRVLCLLFPVVFSDTGGYAVGVLFGKHPMAPAISPKKSWEGFAGSLVFGVAAAVFAVVVFLHRPWWVGLPLGVLLVLTAVFGDLIESQVKRDLGIKDMGRLLPGHGGMMDRLDGLLPSAVVTWIVLAVLP; encoded by the coding sequence GTGGCAGACAACGATACCGGCGTAGACGCCGCGGAGTCGCAACCGAAACAGTCGCGAGCCGGACGTAACCTCCCGGCGGCAATCGTCGTGGGTGTCGTGCTGAGCGGGATCCTGGTCTACACGCTGCTGTTCGCCTCGAAGTACTGGGTGCTGCTGCTGGCGGTCGCGACTCCGATCGCCACCCACGAGATCACCCGCCGACTGCGCGAAGTCGGCTACGACGTGCCGTTCATTCCGCTGGCGCTCGGCGGGCAGGCCATGCTGTGGCTGTCGCTGCCGTTCGGGGCCCGGGGCGTGCTGGGTGCTTTCGGCGCCACCGTGGTGCTCGCCATGATGTGGCGGCTGGTCGGGAGGGGTCTCGACCACGCCCCGGTCAACTACCTGCGGGACACATCGGTGACCATCCTGATCGCCGTCTGGGTGCCGCTGTGCATGAGTTTCGCGGCCCTGTTGGTCTTCCGCGACGACGGACCCGGCCGGGTGCTGTGCCTGCTGTTTCCGGTGGTGTTCTCCGACACCGGCGGTTACGCCGTCGGTGTGCTGTTCGGCAAGCACCCGATGGCACCGGCGATCAGCCCGAAGAAGTCCTGGGAGGGCTTCGCCGGATCGCTGGTGTTCGGCGTTGCCGCGGCGGTGTTCGCGGTGGTGGTGTTCCTGCACCGGCCGTGGTGGGTGGGGCTGCCGCTGGGAGTGCTGCTGGTGCTGACCGCGGTCTTCGGCGACCTGATCGAGTCCCAGGTCAAGCGGGATCTCGGCATCAAAGACATGGGTCGGCTGCTGCCCGGCCACGGCGGCATGATGGACCGGCTGGACGGACTGCTGCCGTCGGCCGTGGTGACCTGGATCGTGCTCGCCGTGCTGCCCTGA
- a CDS encoding VOC family protein has protein sequence MTNSNPTVWLTLTAHDAPKLIDYYVDTFGFVVTARCGDTGDTIEHAELIWPEGSGGIMLGSHKPGNVWSREPGTAGGYVVTGDPDALYQRVTRCEADVVRPLADTDYGAREFTVRDPEGNLWSFGDYAGEPLG, from the coding sequence ATGACCAATTCGAATCCGACTGTCTGGCTGACCCTGACGGCACATGACGCGCCCAAGCTCATCGACTACTACGTCGACACATTCGGCTTCGTCGTCACCGCCCGCTGCGGCGACACCGGCGACACCATCGAGCACGCCGAGCTGATCTGGCCCGAAGGCAGCGGCGGCATCATGCTCGGCAGCCACAAACCCGGCAACGTGTGGTCACGGGAGCCGGGCACCGCCGGCGGCTATGTCGTCACCGGCGACCCCGACGCCCTGTATCAGCGGGTGACGCGGTGCGAAGCCGACGTGGTGCGGCCGTTGGCCGACACCGACTACGGTGCCCGCGAGTTCACCGTCCGCGACCCGGAGGGCAACCTGTGGAGCTTCGGTGACTACGCCGGGGAGCCGCTCGGCTGA